Part of the Deinococcus sp. QL22 genome is shown below.
CCTTGAGGGCCATTACCCGCGCTCCGGGGTCGTTGGGGCGCGCCAGCAGGTCTTGGGCGGCGTCCTCAGCCTCCGCCGCCCGCCCGCAGTAGGCCAGCGACCGGCCCACCTGACACACTGTACCTGGGTCGGCGTACGCCAGGACACCGGGATGTTCGTCCAGCAGTTCAGTCAGTCGCGTGTTGTCCTGAGCGCGCAGCCTCAGCACGCGGGCCACAAAGGAGAGTCCCTCGCGCTCGGCGGAAGGGAGTTGCTCCAGCCGCTGCTCGGCGAGGCTGCCCTGCCCCTGAGCGGCGAGCAGCTCGGACAGCAGCCAGATTGCCTCGCTGCGTGACCCAGCCGCCTGGCCCGCCCGCTCGGCCAGCCGCGTCGCCTCCGGCACATCCACTTCTTTTAGTCCGTGCGCCGCCTCCAGTGCCCGCCGAGCGGCCACCGCACCGTCCACATAGCGCAGGCTGCGGGCCCGCAGCCTGGCTGCCCCCACCCGGTCGCCTACCGCGTCCCGCCCGGCCGCCGCCCTCAGCAACCAGTCCTGCGCGGCAGCTGGATCCAGTTCCGCTGCCTCCACGAAGGCGCTGGCCGCAGGCAGATCGTCCTGCAAGGCGGTGAGTGCTCGGCGGGCCAGTTGGCGGCGGCGCTCTGGGGGCAGCGTCCGGAGCACCGTCTCGCGGTAGAGCGGGTGGATAAACTCCCCAGCTGAGAAGATGGTCTGCCGCTCCAGCTCCCGTTCGGCCTCCGCCAGCTCCCCGGGCGTCAGGACGGTCAGCGCGGCGAGCAGCGTGCTGTCCGCGCCGACAGGCAATACTGCCTTGCCCTCCAGGATCTCGGCGAGTCGGGGCTCGGCGCTCACGTCCAGCAGCGCACGCTCAATCAGGGCCTCGACCATCACTGGCATCAGATTCCCGGGCGGGCTCCGCCACCGCCAGGACTGCCCGTCATTCCACAAGTGCCCCTGACGGGTCAGCAGACGAAAGTATTCAAGGGTGAAGAGTGGGTTGCCTGCTGCCCGCCCAAAGATCCAGACGAGGGCCTCCCCAGGCAGCGCCGCCCCAGCCTCAGCTTGAAGAAGCCCAGCCGCAGCGCGGGCATCCAGCGGCCCCTGGAGATACGCTTCAAACCCATCGGGCGGCGGGGTACGGCTGGTGACCAGCAGGCCCGCCCCTTTCGTCCGGGTCGTCCGCCGCGCCAGCGCCCTAATCAGGCTCAGCTGCTCTGGGTCTGCCTCATGCAAGTCTTCCAAGTGCAGGACAAACGGCGCCAGTCCCGCCAGCGCCGCGGCGAGGGCGTCCACGCTGCTGGCGTGTTCCATAGGTTCGCCCTGCCCGAGCCGTTCGAGTACCCGCTCAGCCCAGGACGGCAAGCGGGCGGGTCGTGGGAGGGCTCGGGCGAGTTCGGGCAGCGGCACGCGACTGTGCAGGCTCAGGTTGCGGCAAGACGTCCCGCGCAACAGCGCCTGGGCCGTGTACGTCTTCCCAATGCCCGGCCCACCCCACAGGCCCACGGTCAATCCACCGCGCCTCGCCGTCAGAGCACGCAAACGCCGGGCCAGCTCGGGAAGATCCTGGGTCATCCGCTAGCGACACCTCCGGGGTTGTGCTGAGTGAGGACTGAGGTCACAGACAGGAGCACAGTTGGCCTAGCATAAGTCTTGCAGCGCAAAGAGGTTCTGGGAGGGAGGTGAAGTCGGCGGATCCTGCAGCAGTCAGCTCCCAGTGCTCCCCCAAGGGGTAAAGGAACACCACCCCAGTGAGGGTTTCGGACAAGTCCTCACGCTCGGGAACGAGGGGTGCAGACT
Proteins encoded:
- a CDS encoding AAA family ATPase, which gives rise to MTQDLPELARRLRALTARRGGLTVGLWGGPGIGKTYTAQALLRGTSCRNLSLHSRVPLPELARALPRPARLPSWAERVLERLGQGEPMEHASSVDALAAALAGLAPFVLHLEDLHEADPEQLSLIRALARRTTRTKGAGLLVTSRTPPPDGFEAYLQGPLDARAAAGLLQAEAGAALPGEALVWIFGRAAGNPLFTLEYFRLLTRQGHLWNDGQSWRWRSPPGNLMPVMVEALIERALLDVSAEPRLAEILEGKAVLPVGADSTLLAALTVLTPGELAEAERELERQTIFSAGEFIHPLYRETVLRTLPPERRRQLARRALTALQDDLPAASAFVEAAELDPAAAQDWLLRAAAGRDAVGDRVGAARLRARSLRYVDGAVAARRALEAAHGLKEVDVPEATRLAERAGQAAGSRSEAIWLLSELLAAQGQGSLAEQRLEQLPSAEREGLSFVARVLRLRAQDNTRLTELLDEHPGVLAYADPGTVCQVGRSLAYCGRAAEAEDAAQDLLARPNDPGARVMALKVQSVVAQVRADFVAMERLEREILDLVRPTGNLRLIDAALFNRAMALGTLGRYPEQTSCLKEALAVCQELGDPTASAIAQVALGSVLREAGDYQQAETLLHEARSFLEGLDVTGYLVDCECALSALYLAWQPPHGSVLAARYARAALNHARGFDDPRSLAESLPIAALAERWAGQPVSALALADQGATLAEQLDMPQMRQAAQAARGSALLALHRPQEALEAFDLAHTLAWEMGDLLAAHRAGLELDQLRGDLPGARARLAWFEQWGLGASVDLAQRLFPELTLKQTEAPSTSSQHHPGEPGLRLEVLGALRCGVPGRMQAVRGGKRRELLTYLLEARLAGRPEVPRLDLLDLLSPGHDEARADAALRDLVFHLREAYGAGLILTGPRGYALGDVASDAEDFLMGGDVRLWRGPWLDGVDTQPRDDGVRYALSRALYERAEALLAGRPDETTRLGRLLLDMDPYDQTALHLTLKALRAGQDHRSLNRLYRQARERLLDVGERLPEHWADFLAAPSGTIL